A single window of Periplaneta americana isolate PAMFEO1 chromosome 14, P.americana_PAMFEO1_priV1, whole genome shotgun sequence DNA harbors:
- the LOC138713502 gene encoding peptidoglycan-recognition protein LA-like → MSADERGSESDSSSEEDEEEEDNEEQGGLHALQVLQQQAAQAAVLVENSREVYVGPRLNYNGPVTVNQVLHITQEILSPEELMRRAIAAPAGDADATRVNVRSCAVEANKAGVESLQQQQNVFSTPRKGPSLMVVVLWFLLALISIFSVCIAIAFAIQRPQVQEPDSAFVYTNSSEPDEPMPNRTILPGGHYIFSKLDWRGAEALSKRPLLHPIRIVIISHTETPKCLNFQDCCERMRSIQAYQMGRSGIKGTEYVDIGYNFVIGGDENVYEGRGWDVATFHAKSEETLGISFIGDYRERDFLTDGQIEAAQQLLALGVNMGKLSPSYVLIAHNQSFATDSPGKNIIKVIQKWPNWSPYLIIR, encoded by the exons ATGTCGGCGGACGAGCGCGGCAGTGAAAGTGACAGTTCTTCAGAGGAAGATGAGGAGGAAGAGGACAACGAGGAGCAGGGCGGCCTCCACGCCCTCCAGGTGCTACAGCAGCAAGCTGCACAAGCAGCCGTGTTGGTGGAGAACTCTCGTGAGGTGTACGTGGGGCCACGCCTCAACTACAACGGACCGGTCACTGTCAATCAGGTGCTGCACATCACTCAGGAGATCCTCAGCCCGGAGGAGCTGATGCGAAGGGCCATTGCAGCCCCTGCCGGGGACGCCGACGCAACCCGTG TGAATGTGCGGAGCTGTGCGGTAGAGGCAAACAAGGCCGGTGTGGAAAGTCTGCAGCAGCAACAGAATGTGTTTTCGACTCCCCGCAAGGGACCCTCTTTGATGGTGGTGGTCTTGTGGTTCCTTCTGGCACTCATTTCCATATTCAGTGTGTGCATCGCCATCGCTTTCGCAATCCAGAGGCCGCAGGTTCAAGAACCGGACAGCGCCTTTGTTTACACTAATAGCTCTGAACCAGACGAGCCGA TGCCAAATCGTACCATACTTCCCGGAGGCCACTACATCTTCTCTAAATTAGATTGGAGGGGCGCTGAGGCACTCAGCAAGCGCCCTCTGCTTCACCCCATCCGTATcgtcatcatatcccacaccGAAACACCTAAATGCTTAAATTTTCAAGACTGTTGCGAGAGAATGAGGTCGATTCAGGCCTATCAAATGGGTAGATCCGGAATAAAAGGAACGGAATACGTGGACATTGGATACAATTTTGTGATCGGAGGTGATGAGAATGTGTACGAGGGAAGAGGGTGGGACGTAGCCACTTTCCATGCGAAGTCTGAAGAGACGCTTGGCATCTCTTTCATAGGAGATTACAGAGAGAGAGACTTCTTGACAGATGGGCAAATAGAAGCAGCACAACAACTTTTAGCTCTTGGAGTAAACATGGGCAAACTTTCACCTTCTTATGTTCTGATAGCACACAACCAGTCATTCGCAACAGATAGCCcaggaaaaaatataataaaagttatCCAAAAGTGGCCCAATTGGTCACCTTACTTGATAATAAGATAA